In Subdoligranulum variabile, the genomic stretch GCCTCATCCTTGCCAGGGGCACTGGTGTGAATTGGTGGTTCATGCCAAACCAGGCATGGAAGGAATCTTGCAGAGTATCCGGATGGACCGTGAAGTGGAGAAAAAATATCTCCGTCAGATTAGCCTGACGAAAAAAGAGGGAGACCATGTGCAGCCCTTTACGGGAGCCAATATGTCCCTGGGAGATATGTTTTTGCAGTTTGAAAGTCGGGAACAGCTGGACGAGATTACAGGCCATACGGAGCGCTGGCTGTATGTTAATCTGAAAAAATGACCAAACGATTGCGGTGGGCAGAAAAGAAGGTGCAATGTGAGAGAAATTGGCGGATATATTGAGTTTGAATACTATAACGGCAGTATGTTCCATGATAGTGCAGTGGCTTTGAACTGTGGACGAAGCGCGCTGGCGTATCTGTGGGAGACAAAGAAAATCCAAAAACTGTATCTACCTTATTTTCTTTGCGATTCGGTAGTGAATGAATGCAAAAAACTGAAGATTGATTATCAGTTCTACCATGTTGGACCAAAATTGGAGCCGCTGTTTGCAGAATCGTCGTCAGAAGGTGCTTGGCTATACTTGGTTAATTATTATGGCCAACTGTCTAACGAGGAAATTAGCCGCTTGAAAGTACAGTATGACCGAATAATTGTTGATAACGCACAGAGCTATTTTCAAATGCCGGTTGAAGGTGTAGACACTTTATATACCTGCCGTAAGTATTTCGGCGTGGCGGATGGAGCTTTTTTGTATACTGATACGCAACTGGAGCGCCCACTAGAGCGGGATGAGTCCCACGAACGAATGCATTTCCTTTTAGGAAGATTCGAACGTTCGGCCAGTGAGTTTTATTCGGAATACGTGGCCAATAACGATTTCTTTGATAATGAGCCTTTGAAGAAGATGTCCCGGTTGACACAAAATTTGTTGCGAGGAATCGATTATTCCGGTATAGAGAAGATTAGAAAGAAAAATTTTGCTTTTTTGCATAGGGAACTCGGACATAAAAATCAACTTTGTCTGAATGAGAACGAAGGAACGTTCATGTATCCTTTTATGACTCAAAACGGGGCACTGATTCGTAAAAAATTGCAGCAAGAAAAAATTTATATACCAACCCTATGGCCCTCTGTAAAAGAATGGTGTTCGGAAGATATGCTAGAATATAAATATGCCGAGGATATATTGCCACTCCCTATCGACCAGCGATATGGGGAGAAAGATATGATGTATATTGTGAATTCTATTCAAAAATTAGTTTCTCTTGTAGAAAGTGAGGAGTGCACACAGTGAATATCAAAGGGAAAAGAGTTACTCTCCGGGCAATGGAAAAACAAGATTGTGAGATGGTCCGGGAAATGTTTAATGATCCGGAAATTGAAAAGCTAGTGATTGGTTGGGCGTTCCCCCTTTCCAGCTATGCTCAGGAGAAATGGTTTGAAAATCATTATGCAGACAATACCAATTTCCGCTTTGTGATTGAAACGCCAGAAGACGGGGCGGTTGGAATTGCTACGTTGACTAACATCGACTGGAAAAATAGAAGTGCTGATCATGGTATTAAACTGGCAAAAAAGGAACGGCGCTCAAAAGGAATTGGAACGGATGCTGTGATGGCCATTATGCGCTATGCATTTGATGAATTACAACTTCATCGCTTAGATGGCGCATGGTTCAAAGATAATATTGCCTCAAAAACGATGTATACAAAATGTGGATGGGTAGAAGAAGGTGTACGCAGAGAATATATTTTCAAAAATGGCTCATATCGAGACTTGGTGGTCGTTGGCATTTTGGCCGAAGAATATCATGATTTGGTGAAGCGTACGCATTATTGGGATTGAGGTATATGATGGATAATATTCTAGTTACACGTTCCTCCATGCCTAGTCTGGAGGAATACATAGAAGAAATCCGCCCCATATGGGAAAGCCACTGGCTGACCAATATGGGACCGAAGCATAAGGAACTGCAACGTAAACTTGAAGAATATTTGGCTGTTGATTATGTGGAATTGTTAACCAATGGCCATATGGCGCTGGAACTGACCCTTCAGGCCATGAACCTGCAGGGGGAGGTTATTACAACGCCATTTACCTTCGCGTCTACTACGCACGCCATAGTGCGCAATGGCTTGGAGCCGGTTTTTTGTGATATTGATCCGGTGACCTATACATTGGATGCGTCTAAAGTAGAAAAATTGATTACTGACCGTACTTGTGCCATCATGCCTGTACATGTTTATGGTAACGTCTGCAATATGGAGGAAATTGAACGTATTGCCCGAAAGTATGGTTTGAAAGTGATTTATGATGCAGCCCATACTTTTGGTGAAACCTATAAGGGGCGTGGGATTGGCTCTTTTGGAGATGCCTCTTGCTTCAGCTTCCATGCAACTAAGGTGTACAACACTATCGAGGGTGGCGCAGTATGCTATCACAATGAAGAACTGGGTAAACGGCTGTATGAACTGAAAAACTTTGGTATTCATGGCCCCGAAGAAGTGGATGCCGTAGGTGCAAATGCCAAGATGAATGAGTTCTGCGCGGCCATGGGATTATGCAATTTGAGGCATGTGGACGAAGAAATTGCGAAGCGCAAAAAGGTTGTAGAACGTTACCGTGAACACTTGGAAGGTGTTGCGGGTCTGCAGCTGAATGTGGAGCAGCCGGATGTGAAGTACAATTATGCTTACTTCCCGGTAGTGTTTGATGAAAAAGTGTTTGGTGCCAGCCGCAATGAGGTATTTGATGCACTGGCAAAGCGGGGAGTCTGTGCACGCAAGTATTTTTATCCATTGACCAATACTTTTGCTTGTTTCCATAATAAGTACAATGCGGATGAAACACCTGTGGCTCGTTATGTATCGGAGAGGGTGTTGACGCTTCCCCTTTATGCAGACTTGGCGCTGGAAGATGTGGACCGTATCTGCCATATAATTTTGAAATTAAAAGCGTAATTACGTCAGCATTGTTAAACATGCTTATAAAGCCAAATTGAAAATGATCTTCGTCGAGAAGATTGTACAAAAACCAGTGAGATGTATGCCTGATAAAGGGGAATGATTTTATAGTCCAAACCCTTGTACCAGCCGGGCCCGGTAGAGCTGGCCAGTTGTTCTTTCGGACAGAGCAGCAAGGTCAGTTACCTGCAGATGCTCACGGCGGTGTGTGCCGTGGTCAACGGCGGCAATCTGATGCAGCCGTATGTAGTGCAGACGATCCAGGCCCCAGACGGTACGGTACTGCAGGAAATAGAACCAACGGTCAAGCGCCGGGTCATAAGCGAGGAAACCAGTGCCACCATGTGCCAGCTGATGGAGGGGGTCGTTACGGAGGGGACCGGCAAGCATGCGGCGGTAAACGGTTATTTTGTGGGCGGGAAAAGTGGTACCAGCCAGAAGCTGGACAGCGAAAACGAAGGAGCCCGCATCAGCAGTTTTGTGGCGGTGGCGCCCATTGATGCGCCGCGGCTGGCGGTATTGGTTTGTCTGGATGAACCCCACAGCTGGACGACCAGCGGCGGTACACTTTCGGGACCGGTCTGCGCCGAGGTATTGGCGAAAGCTTTGCCGTATCTTGGTATCGAACCAGAAGTGCAGCCGGAGTCCACAGAATCTCCATGACACAACGACAAAAACACCGCCGGAAGCAGCCTTGCTTCCGGCGGTGTTCTGTTATCGATAGGCAAAAATCAGCGGGCGCGCTTGAGCACCTCCACCAGGAACTTCCACACGCGCTGCACAGAACTGATGCTCATCCGCTCACGGGGCGTGTGAATCTCCAACAGGTTGGGACCAATGGATACGCAGTCCAAACCCGGCATCTTACCGGCGAACAGGCCGCATTCCAGACCGGCGTGGATGGCTTCCACCCGCGGGGCCTCACCATACTGTTCAGTATAGACCTGTACCATCAACTCACGAAGCGGAGAGTGCTCCTGGTACTGCCAACCGGTGTATTCACCCTCATATTCCACCCGGCCTCCCAACTGCGCCAGCAAGCAGGCAAGCCGGCGTTTGAGCATCTCCTTCTGGGAGTCCACCGAACTGCGCAGGCTGGACACGGCCCGCAGGGTATCGGTCTCTGTGGTCAGGATGCCCAGGTTCAGCGAGGTCTGCACAAGCCCTGCAATGTCAGGACTCATAGCCTGGATGCCATTGGGCAGACAGGTCAGCAGGCAGACCACCTTCTCAGTGGTTGCGGCATCCATGGGATCGTCGGCAACCGTAGCGTTTTCCACTTGCAGGAAAAGGGAGGGATCCGTCACACGATATTCGTTGCGCAGCGTCTTCTCCATAGCGGCAACGGCATTGCGGGCGGCCTGTGCGTCGGCGACCACCACGGTGGCGGTGCTTTCTACCGGGATGGCGTTGCTCTTCAGCCCGCCATGCACCTCTACCAGTCGCAGGGGTGTCTGGGCTGCCAGATCCTGCAGGACGCGGCCCATCAGCATGTTGGCATTGGCCCGGCCTTTGTCGATCTCGGAACCGGAATGACCGCCGGTCAGTCCCCCCACTGTGACAGTAAGGGCCGCACCAGCAAAGGCGGTGTGTATCAGAGGCAGCAGGGAAATGGTATTGTTGCCGCCTGCACAGCTGACCGTGAAAATCCCCTCAGCCTCGGAGTCCATATTCAGCATGCGGCGGCCTTTCAGCGGGCTCACATCCAGTGAACCAGCTCCCAGCAGACCGATCTCCTCATCCACCGTAAAGACGGCTTCCAGGCGAGGGTGAGGAAGGTCATCGGCATCCAGCACGGCCAACGCCATCGCCACGGCAATGCCGTCGTCTCCGCCCAGCGTGGTTCCTTTGGCGCTGATATAGTCTCCCTCCACCTCAAGGTCCAGTCCCTCCTGGGCCATGTCTTTGGGGCAGCCAGGTTCTTTTTCACACACCATGTCCAGGTGCCCCTGCAGAATCACCGGCTCAGCCTGTTCATAACCAGGGGTAGCTTCCTTGATGATGATTATATTGTTGTCGGCATCCTGGTGATATTCCAGCCCGCGCTGGCGTGCAAAGGCGGCACACCAGTCGCTCACCGCCTTGGTGTTGCCGGAGCCGCGGGGGATGGCGGACATCTCTTCAAAAAAGCGGAATACGTTTTGGGGTTCCAGATTCTCCAATATCTTCATAGACGACACTCCTTTTCTACAAAATTAGCTGCGGAGCCGGTAGCGACCGCCGCCGGCCTCTTGCAGCATCTGCTGCTCTACCATATAGCGGGTCAGTTTGTCTGCAAAAGCGGCGGCATCCTGAACCTCCAGACGATTGCGGGACCAGAACAGTCCGGCCCGGACACCCTGGATCTCACGGGCTAACTCTTTGCGGGTGATGGTTTGCTGCTTCTTCAGCCGATGAAGTACCCGTGCGGCACATTTGCTCAGTAGGATCCGCTCCAGATCCCTTTGCTGCGTCATGCTGCGGCGCAGCCCCCAGAGATAAAGTACCATGGTTGCGGCAGCGAACAACAGAATGCCCAGAATGATCTGCGGGATGCTCATGGCTTCACCTTGTCTTTCCCCACAAAGAGAATGAACTCATTGTTGTGCAGAATCTGCATATACTTGACCAGCCGGTCGTACAAGGGTTCCGCTTTGTCACCGAACTGGGCTTTCATTTTGCGGGCCAGATCCCCTACACTCTGCACGCCGTCTATCTCTTTCCACAGAAAACTGCCGTATTCGTCCAGGGCAATGTGGCTGACCCGCGGCGTATGAAAGAATTTCTGCGCGATGGAGGCATAGAAACCGCGGTGTACCATATCGATGGTGACAATGCCTTTGTCGTCCTCGCTCCAGCTGTTTTTGGGGTTGGGTACGGGGACAAAATCCAGATAATTTTCCTGCTTGCTTTTGGCCATAGATATTCTCCCGGATTGTTTTACTCAAAACAGGGCTGCATACCCAAGTATACAGCCCTGTCTGCAAGAACGCAATGCGTTTATTTGGACTTCTTCTGGTCTTTGGTGGCAAAGAGATAGATGGTAACCAGCAGCAGGGCAAAGACGATCAGACCGCCAATCTGCCCGATGCTGAAGATGCCGCTGATATTGATGAACTCACCGACGTTGCTGGCGCCCATGGGGATGACCGCAAAGACTGCCAGCAGAATGCCGACGATACCTTCACCGGCAATCAGGCCGGAGGAGTAGAGAACGCCGGACTGGACCACGTTGTTTTTCTCCTTGTCGGAAGCGTACTTGCGCTTTTCCAGGACCCAGCGCAGGGCGCCGCCCAGCATCATGGGCACCGAGAGATAGATGGGCAGATACAGACCAATGGAGAAAGGCAGAACAGGAATGCCGAGGATCTCGATGACGATGGCGATGAAGACGCCGGCAAAGACGAGGTTCCAGGGCAGGTTGCCGCCCATGACGCCCTCGACGATCATCTTCATGAGAATCGCCTGCGGGGCGGGCAGGTCGTTGGAACCATAGCCGCCCCAGGCCATGGACAGAAGGTACAGGATCCCGCCGATGGCAATGGAGGAAACCACCACGCCGATGATCTCGCCCATCTGCTGCTTTTTGGGGGTGGCGCCCACCAGGAAGCCGGTCTTGAGGTCCTGGGAGGTATCGCCGGCGATGGCTGCGATGACGCAGATGACGCCGCCAATAACGATGGCTGCCGTCATACCCTCAATGCCGGTAGAGCCGGTGGATTTGAGCAGCATGGTGGAGATGAGCAGGGTGGCGATGACCATGCCGGAAACGGGGTTGTTGGAAGAACCGATCAGGCCGACCATGCGGGAGGAAACGGTGGCGAAGAAGAAGCCGAAGATGATGACGATGAGTGCGGTGAAGAAGTTCAGCGGGATGGCGGGGAACAGCCACAGCACCACAGCGATGACCAGCACGCCGAGGAGCACAAAAGGCATGGGAATATCCTGCTCGGTGCGCAGGCTGCTGGCGGTACGGCCCTTGCCGTAGGCTTTCATCGAGTCACGGAAGGTGCGGACGATGAGGGGCAGGGATTTGATGAGGCTCAGCACACCGCCGCAGGCCACGGCGCCGGCGCCGATGTAACGCAGGTAGTTGCTCCACAGGGCCGAGACACCGTTTTGGGCGACCAGTTCGTTGATGGTCATATCGGTAACAGGGAAAAGGACAGACTCACCGCCGAAGAGAACCATCAGCGGCATGATGACCAGCCAGCCCAGCACACCGCCGGCAAACAGGTAAGAGGACACTTTGGCGCCGCATATGTAGCCCACACCCGCCAGGGCAGGCAGGACATCAATGCCCACACCGGCGCCTTTGTAGGCGGAGATGTCGTAGGTGATTTCACTGGGGAAGATTTTTAGGCCGTCTGTGACGAACTTGTATACGGCGGCAATGCCCAGGCCGGAGAAGACGGTGGAGGCCTTGGCACCGCCCTCTTCGCCGGCAATGAGGACTTCGGCACAGGCCTGGCCTTCCGGATAGGCCAGGGTGCCATGCTCCTTGACGATGAGAGCGCTGCGCAGGGGAATCATCATCAGGGTGCCCAGCACACCGCCGCACAGGGCGATGAGGCCGATCTCGATGAGAGAAGGGGTGGCGCAGAGGCCCTCCTTGGCCCACATGAAAAGGGCGGGCAGGGTGAAGATGGCACCGGCTGCTACCGATTCACCGGCGGAACCGATGGTCTGCACCATGTTGTTTTCCAGAATGGAGTCCCGGTGCAAAATCTTGCGGATGATGCCCATCGAGATAACGGCTGCAGGGATGGAGGCAGATACCGTCATGCCGACGCGCAAGCCCAGATAGGCGTTGGCACCGCCGAACACAATGGCCAGAATGGCGCCCAGAACGATGGATACCACCGTAAACTCGGGCATGACCTTGTCGGCAGGCACATAGGGTTGGAATTCTTTGTTTTCCACGATACTTGGTCCTTTCTTTCGGTTTTGCTGCAGGATACTGACCGCAGAAGGTGGTCCGGGCCTTCAGGGTACAGACAGGCAACTTACACCAGTGTATACAAGAATTCGGGGCACGTCAAGGCATTTCTTGCTTTATTTTGTAAAAAATAGACGAAAACGAAACTTTTGAATATTCAAAAGATGACAAAAAGAACAAAATGCTGCGTGGTTCGTTTAAAAAATGACTCGAAAAGGGAGGAAAAAGGGACTTCAGAAAAACGATGGAAAAAGGTGAAATTTCTGCGGATTTTGTCAATGTTCAGAAAATGTACGGGAATTCTGATGAAAATTTTGCTATAATAACCCTAAACAAGGTGTATAAAAAACGGGAGAAAACCATGGCCAACACACAAACCGGGCATCAGCCCTTTGTCGTATTTGACAACGTATGCAAATATTATCAGATGGGAGATACGCGGATTGCCGCATCGGATCATGTGAGTTTCACCATCGAAAAAGGAGAATTCTGCGTCATTCTGGGTCCTTCGGGGGCCGGCAAGACCACGGTTCTCAATATGCTGGGCGGGATGGATACCTGTGATGAGGGGACCATCCTGCTGGACGGGGAAAAAGTCAGCAGCTTCAATCAGAAGCGTCTGACGACCTATCGCCGGTATGATGTGGGATTTGTGTTCCAGTTCTATAACCTTGTGCAGAATCTCACGGCGCGGGAAAATGTGGAACTGGCGGCGGAAATCTGCCGTGATCCGCTGGATGCCGATACCGTGCTGGAGGAAGTGGGGCTGGCCCATCGCCGCAACAACTTCCCGGCACAGCTTTCCGGCGGGGAACAGCAGCGTGTCTCCATTGCCCGGGCTCTGGCCAAAAATCCCAAGATTCTGCTCTGTGATGAACCCACCGGTGCGTTGGATTACAAGACCGGCAAACAGGTGCTGGCGCTTCTGCAGGACACCTGCCGCCGGAAAGGCCGCACGGTCATCGTCATCACCCACAACAGTGCGCTGGCCGCCATGGCTGACCGGGTCATCCGAATCAACAGTGGCCGCGTGATCGAGGAAAAAATCAATCCCAACCCCACCCCCGTGGAAAGGATCGAATGGTAAATGACGCGAACCTACCGAAAAAATATACTGCGTACCTTTAAAAGTGCACGCAGCCGCTTTGTGGCGATTTTTTCCATCGTAGCCCTGGGCGTTGGTTTTTTGGCAGGCCTGAATGCAACGCCCGTGGACATGAAGGAATCCATGGAGCAGTATCTGGACGATGGCAACTTTTATGATCTGCGCATCGTCTCCACTATGGGACTGACCGACGACGATGTGGAGGCCTTACGTCAGGTGGACGGCGTCGAAACGGTGCAGCCGGCCTATTCGGCGGATCTGCTGGTAGAAGCCGGGAGTGACGTGGTGGTGTCCCGGCTGCACAGCCTGCCGCCGCAAGAAGAGGATGCCATTAACCGGCTGGTTCTCGCGGAAGGACGCCTGCCGGAAAAATCCGGGGAATGCGTGGTGGAAGCCAGTGCCAACATCACCGGCGGGGACTATCCTATCGGTTCCACTCTGACCGTCAGCAGTGCGGACAACGAAGATTTGGATACCAAGCTGTCCTGCACAGAGTACACGGTGGTGGGCATTGTACATAACACCAACTATTTCAGTTTTGAGCGGGAACCGGCCAGTGTGGGCAACGGTACGGTGGAATTGGTGATGTACCTTCTGCCGGAAGATTTCGCCTACGATACTTACACCGAAATATACGTGACCGCCGAAGGTGCCCTGCAGCAAAACAGCATGGAGGATGGATACGAGGCCACCGTTGAGGCGGTCCAGACCCGCGTGGAAGCCATTCAGGACGCACGCTGCCAGGCGCGCTACGATGAAATCCGCTCCGATGCACAGGCGGAGATCGACGATGCCTGGTCGGAATACTATGATGCGGAGGCGGACGCACAGCAGGAGCTGGCCGACGCCGCGCAGGAACTGGCGGACGGACGCCGGGAACTGGCGGACGGCGAGCAGGAATACCGGGACGGCGAGCAGGAATATGCCGACGGTGTGCAGGAACTGGCCGACAACGAGGCCAAGGTCAATGACGGCGCCGTACAGCTGGAGGAAGGCCGGCAGGAATTGCTGGACAACCAGGCCAAGGTAGAAGAGGGCGAAGCGGAGCTAGCAGCCAATGAGCCGAAGCTGGCAGATGCCCGCAAAAAGCTGGAAGAAGGGCAGGCGGAATACGAGGCCGGTCTGCAGGAATACAACGATGCCCTGGCTCATATCGAGGAAGGGGAGCAACAGCTGGCCGACGGCAAGGCCGAGCTGAACAAACAGGAACAGACCTATGCCGCGGGGCTGGAAAGCATGGCGGCGGAAATTACCGCTATGCTCCAGAAGCAGGACCCGGATCTGACGGTTACAGTGAAAGCGGAGGATATCGGTGATTTTGTCAGCTGGCTGAATGAAAATGAATACCCGGTCCCGCAGAGCTATGACGAACTGCTGGATGATCTGGACGCTTATCTGCAGCCATATGGGCTCACCGCCGAGGGGGTCGGGTTGACTTCCGCTGCCCGTGGAGTCCAGAGCGGTGCACAAAAGATGCTGGAAATGATGAGCACCATGCCGCCGCAGACCGGAGAAGAAGGCGGTGCGCCGGAAGATTCCAAGCCGGAAATAACAGCGGAACCGCAGGACCAGGCAGCAGAAATAACGGAGCTGCCGCAGGAAGAAACCATCCCGGCGGATGAAATTCCCGAAGAGGCAGAAACCTTGCCGGAAGAGCAGCCGGAAGCGGAAACACAGCAAGAATCGGCGTGGGCGGAGCAGGAGCCTGCAGATGGTGCTCCCGCAGAGGGGGATGCCGAGCCTGAAACGGAAGAACCGACGGAACCCACTCCGAACGATGGGGAACCGAATGGCGGAGAAAAGCCGCAGGAGGAGCGCGCGGAAAGTGCCTCCAAGCAGAAAGCGCCGCTGTCGGACCCGACAGTACCCACGGAGCCGGGACTTACCGAGGAGCAGCTGGCCGAACTGGCGGGACAGCTGAACGCTATCGTGACGGCGGACCGCGCCGGGATGCAGGCCGTTCTGACGGATGCACAGCAGTGGTGGGCAGCGCAGGATGAAGAAAGCCAGAAATCGGATCTTCTCCAGAATTTTGCCGCGCTGGTAAACGTTGGTCTGTATGGACTGCAGCAGGAACAGGCACTGATGGGAGAGGCGGTCACCGGGTTTGCCCGGGTCGTCAGCGGACGCCGTCAGTTGGATGCCGGCTGGGATGCCTATGAGGCCAATGCACAGAAGCTGGCTGACGGCCGTAAGCAGCTGGAAGCCAGTGCCCCGCAGTTGGAAGCGGCCAAAAAACAGCTGGATGATGGCTGGAAAGAATACAATGACGGAGTGGCGGAGTACGAAGCCGGCAAGAAAGAACTGGCCGACGGTCGCAAGCAGCTGGAGGAAGGCTGGGCGACCCTGACCGACAAACAGCTGGAACTGGACGATGCCCGCCGCCAGATCAACGACGCCAAGGCGGAACTGGCTGACGCACGGGCAGAATTGGATGACGCCCGGCAGACCATCGCGGAGAACGCCCAGAAGTTGCGCGACGGTGAGATCGAATACGAGGATGCCAAAGCCGAGGCGGAGCAGGAGCTGGCCGATGCCCGGGCCGAGATCGAGGACGGCCAGAAGGAACTGGACGAGATCGAGATGCCGGAATGGTATGTCTGGGACCGCAGCAACAATGTGAGCTATGCTTCCTTTACCGGCAACGTGGATAAGCTGACCGCCATCACCACGATCTTCCCGGTGTTTTTCTTCCTGGTAGCGGCGCTGGTGGTCTCCACGACCATGACCCGCATGGTGGAGGAGGAACGCCTGCAGATCGGCACGCTCAAGGCGCTGGGATATACCCGCCGGGAGATCATGCAGAAATATCTGTGGTATGCTTTCGCGGCGGCAGCCTGTGGTACCGCTGTGGGCCTCGCCGTAGGATTCCGGGCCTTCCCGGCCATTATCTGGTCGGCCTATGCCATGATGTACTACATGCCTGCCATCTATACGCCCTGGCGGGTTTTCCAGGCAATCTTTGCGGGCGGCACCCTTACCGTGCTGTCGGTAGGGGTCACAGCCCTGGCCTGCCGGGCGTCCCTGCGGGAAGTGCCGGCCACCCTTATGCTGCCCCGCGCCCCCAAGGCCGGCAAGCGCATTCTGCTGGAGCGCATCACCCCGCTGTGGCGGCGTTTTCCCTTTACCTGGAAGGTCACCTGCCGCAATCTGCTGCGCTATAAAAAGCGTTTCTGGATGACGGTCATCGGTGTGGCGGGATGTATGTCGCTTCTGGTGTCGGGCTTCGGCATTTCGGATTCTCTCAATGCCATTATTACCAAACAGTTCAGTGATATCTCCCATTATGACCTGATGACGGTGGTCACCAAGGAGGGGGCCACTGAACAGGGGGATGTA encodes the following:
- a CDS encoding FtsX-like permease family protein, which codes for MTRTYRKNILRTFKSARSRFVAIFSIVALGVGFLAGLNATPVDMKESMEQYLDDGNFYDLRIVSTMGLTDDDVEALRQVDGVETVQPAYSADLLVEAGSDVVVSRLHSLPPQEEDAINRLVLAEGRLPEKSGECVVEASANITGGDYPIGSTLTVSSADNEDLDTKLSCTEYTVVGIVHNTNYFSFEREPASVGNGTVELVMYLLPEDFAYDTYTEIYVTAEGALQQNSMEDGYEATVEAVQTRVEAIQDARCQARYDEIRSDAQAEIDDAWSEYYDAEADAQQELADAAQELADGRRELADGEQEYRDGEQEYADGVQELADNEAKVNDGAVQLEEGRQELLDNQAKVEEGEAELAANEPKLADARKKLEEGQAEYEAGLQEYNDALAHIEEGEQQLADGKAELNKQEQTYAAGLESMAAEITAMLQKQDPDLTVTVKAEDIGDFVSWLNENEYPVPQSYDELLDDLDAYLQPYGLTAEGVGLTSAARGVQSGAQKMLEMMSTMPPQTGEEGGAPEDSKPEITAEPQDQAAEITELPQEETIPADEIPEEAETLPEEQPEAETQQESAWAEQEPADGAPAEGDAEPETEEPTEPTPNDGEPNGGEKPQEERAESASKQKAPLSDPTVPTEPGLTEEQLAELAGQLNAIVTADRAGMQAVLTDAQQWWAAQDEESQKSDLLQNFAALVNVGLYGLQQEQALMGEAVTGFARVVSGRRQLDAGWDAYEANAQKLADGRKQLEASAPQLEAAKKQLDDGWKEYNDGVAEYEAGKKELADGRKQLEEGWATLTDKQLELDDARRQINDAKAELADARAELDDARQTIAENAQKLRDGEIEYEDAKAEAEQELADARAEIEDGQKELDEIEMPEWYVWDRSNNVSYASFTGNVDKLTAITTIFPVFFFLVAALVVSTTMTRMVEEERLQIGTLKALGYTRREIMQKYLWYAFAAAACGTAVGLAVGFRAFPAIIWSAYAMMYYMPAIYTPWRVFQAIFAGGTLTVLSVGVTALACRASLREVPATLMLPRAPKAGKRILLERITPLWRRFPFTWKVTCRNLLRYKKRFWMTVIGVAGCMSLLVSGFGISDSLNAIITKQFSDISHYDLMTVVTKEGATEQGDVYAYLNDPQNFTESLTVAVQSTRQPVADGEADVYLMVPQDVGQFADFLDLHERISRTPTPLGEEGVVLTEKLAKLLGVQAGDTVTLENGDEKTGTFVVSGVCEHYVSNYVYMSASTYEAGFGEAVSYNAVISKMADDSEEAHDTVSAALLEMDNVASLTFTRDSVAQVLNMLNSIDAVVVLIIVCAACLAFVVLYNLSNINIAERIKEIATIKVLGFYDREVYAYVNRESMALTLIGTLFGIFGGMALHRFIIVTVEVDAVMFGRDIQPLSFVYAIALTLLFSTLVNLVMGRTLKKISMVESMKAPE